The genomic stretch CTTCAGGTGGTTTTGTTTCTTCTTTCCTCTCTCCATTTCTATGTCGGCACTTAGGCTGTAGAACTGTATTACGGATGCCCACAAATCAATATATTTGGTTCCGTACTCTTTCTTCCACAATATGTTGTGGTTTTCCGTGTTGACAGAAGACTTTGCTTTCAAACCCACGGCCATTTGTTCCGATGCCAGTGAAAGAAGGGTGTGATCTAGGTGTAAAGGGCAGCAAAACTTATGTGAAATTGCCCCAGAGAAAGAAAAAGGTAAATCTTACCCCTTGGCAAAAACTGGCACTTTTTTGCCGCCTCTGTAGAGTACCGATTTTTATCAGGATTTTATCTTAGCAAGGTCAATGATTCCTTTTGTTCCGTTATTTTTTTATCAATCTCTTTTTAGACTCATAAACAAGAGGTAGAAAAACATCTTCATCATTAATATCTTTCGTCGGTAAACTTTAAGTAAGGGATGAATGGCATATGGATTGCTCTACTCTCGCTTGTTCGCATTGCTAATAATCGAACGCGAAAAAAATATACACCAGACGGGGGGTATATAGGGGATGGCACTTGTCGCCGCAAAATCCGGAAAAACCGCTACCAGAAAAGGCAAAGTCCTGCTCTTGGAAAATCACACTCCTAAAAAGTTGCGTGCAAGTCAGACGTCTCAAAGTCAGGAGAAAGAACAACGTCGGGATAAGAAGAACAATCAAACTGAACCAGTGGCCAAACTAGAAGCAACCGCTACGAGTCAGCCACTGGAGAAGAAAACGCGCGACGAAATCCTTGAAGCTCATATGCCTTTGGTTCGCCTCGTCGCTGAACGTATTCACCGCCGTCTACCTCCAGGAGTCGATCTCGGTTCGCTCATCCATTCGGGTATTGTCGGACTTCTTGAGGCGCTACAGCGCTATGACGAACGGCGTGGGGTCGCATTTCAGACATATGCACGTTATCGCATTCAAGGGGAGATCATGGAATACCTGCGCTCGCTCGACTGGGTCAGTCGTTCGGTGCGTGCGTGGGGCCGAAAAATGGCCGTTGCTCGTACTCGCCTTGCTGGCCGCTTAGGAAGAGAGGCGTCGCCGGAAGAAATGGCTTCAGAGCTCGGCGTACCGCTTCCAGAATACTACCGTGTTGATCAAAAAGTGAGTGAAGCGACTCTTCTGAGTCTTGAAGATTTAACTCCGGCATCTGAAGAAGAGTGGCGGAAAACGCAAGAGGAATTTGGGGCCCGCTCTTTCAAAGATCCACTTGCATCGGTTGAGGGAAAGGAACTCGTGGAAAAATTAACTGCTGCGATTGAGACGCTTCCTGAACGCGAGCGCTTAGGCATGGGCAAGAATTAAGTTACCGATTAAGAGCGAGGAAGAAGCGTATAGTTCCAATCGCCATGAAACTTACCGGGTTTGATATTGAGCGCTTGAAACTCATCGTCGGAGACCTGTAGG from Deltaproteobacteria bacterium encodes the following:
- a CDS encoding sigma-70 family RNA polymerase sigma factor; its protein translation is MALVAAKSGKTATRKGKVLLLENHTPKKLRASQTSQSQEKEQRRDKKNNQTEPVAKLEATATSQPLEKKTRDEILEAHMPLVRLVAERIHRRLPPGVDLGSLIHSGIVGLLEALQRYDERRGVAFQTYARYRIQGEIMEYLRSLDWVSRSVRAWGRKMAVARTRLAGRLGREASPEEMASELGVPLPEYYRVDQKVSEATLLSLEDLTPASEEEWRKTQEEFGARSFKDPLASVEGKELVEKLTAAIETLPERERLGMGKN